CGTGCGTGTGCCGTCCCTGCCCCTGCCCGGCTACCCCCAGGTCAGGGTCGCGCTGCCCAGTCGGCGGCTGGCCGCGGCGCTCACCGCGCACCGGGCCGATGTCGTCCACCTCGCCAGCCCGTTCGTCCTCGGCGTGCGCGGCATGGACGTCGCCGCCAGGCTCGGGCTCCCCGCCATCGCCGTCTACCAGACCGACCTCGCCGGCTACGCCCGTACGTACATGGGCGCGGGGGAGAACACGGCCTGGCGGCGCATCCGCACCGTGCACACCGCCGCGGACCGGACCCTGGCACCGTCCAGGGCCGCCGTCCGGGATCTGGAGGAGCACGGCGTGCCGCGGGTCCGGCTGTGGCCGCGCGGGGTGGACGCGGCACGGTTCCGGTCCGAGCTGAGGGACGAGTCGCTGCGGCGGGGACTCGCCCCGCACGGCGAGACGATCGTCGGCTACGTCGGCCGGCTCGCGCCCGAGAAATGCGTCGAGCTGCTCTCCGGGGTCTGCGCGCTGCCGGGCGTGAAGGTCGTCGTCGTGGGCGACGGGCCCAGCGGCGCCACGCTGCGCAACTCCCTGCCGGGAGCCGTGTTCCTCGGCCGTCGCACGGGTGACGACCTGGCGAGGATCTTCGCCTCGCTCGACGTGTTCGCCCACACCGGCCCGTACGAGACGTTCTGCCAGACCGTGCAGGAGGCCATGGCCGGCGGCCTGCCGGTCGTCGCGCCCGCGGCCGGCGGCCCACTCGACCTCGTCGACCACGGCCGGACCGGCCTCCTCGTACCGCCGCACGACGCGGGTGGGGTGCGGGACGCGGTGGCGGCCCTCGTGGCCGACCCGGCGCGGAGGCAGGCGTACGGCCGCGCCGCCCGGGCCACCGTGGAGGGCCGGACCTGGGCCGCCGTCGGCGACCAGCTCCTGGGCCACTACGCCGAGGTGCTCCGCGAGCGCACGGCGGTGGCGGCATGAGCGGGGCCGGCGGCACGGGAGGCGCCGGCCGCACGGTCCGAACCCACGGCGCGCACCGCGCGGGGGGGCGCCCGCCGCGCGGTCGGCTCGGACGGCACGCGCGGACTGCGGATCGTACGGCTCGCCAACTTCGTCACACCGTCCTCCGGCGGGCTGCGCACCGCGCTGCGCGAGCTGGGACGCGGTTATCTGGCGGCCGGCCACCAGCCGGTGCTGGTGGTCCCCGGCGACACCGAGAGCGACGAGCGCACAGTGCAGGGGCGGGTCATCACCGTGCCCGGGCCCGAGCTGCCGGGCACCGGCGGGTACCGGGTCCTCGCCGGCCGGACCCGGCTGCGCACGCTGCTGGAGGAACTGGCCCCCGACCGGCTGGAGATCTCCGACCGGACCACGCTGCGCTGGACCGGGGAGTGGGCACGGCGCCGTCGCGTCCCCTCGGTCATGGTGTCCCACGAGACCGCCGACGGCGTGCTGCGCACCTGGGGCGTCCCCCGGGCGTTCGCCGAGGGCGCCGCCGACCGGCTGAACAGGCGCAGCGCCTGGTCGTACTCGCGGATCGTCTGCACGACGGAGTGGGCCGAGCGCGAGTTCGTCCGGATCGGTGCGCGGAACGTGGTGCGCGCCCCCCTCGGCGTCGAGCTCGACCGCTGCCGGCCGGGACGCCGCAGCCGGGTGCTGCGGGCCCGCTACACGGAGGGCGCCGACGTCCTGCTGCTGCTCTGCTCCCGGCTCTCCGTGGAGAAGCGTCCCGGCATGGCCCTGGACGCACTCGCCTGGCTGCGCGGGAGCGGGGTGCGGGCGGCCCTCGTGGTGGCGGGGGAAGGCCCGCTGCGCCCCGGGCTGGTCCGGCGGGCGCGCGAGGAGCGGCTGCCGGTGCACTTCCTCGGCCATGTCGCCGACCGCGAGGCCCTGGCCGACCTCCAGGCCGCAGCGGACATCTGCCTGGCGCCGGGGCCCGCCGAGACGTTCGGGCTGTCCGCGCTGGAGGCGCTCGCCTGCGGCACGCCGGTCGTCGCCAGTGCGTTCTCGGCCCTGCCCGAGGTCGTCGGCGACGCGGGAATCGCCGCGCACGACAGACCGGAGGCCTTCGCCGACGCGGTCCGGGAACTCCTCGCCCGCGCCGAGGGCCCGCGCCGCGCCGCCGCCCGTGCCCGGGCCGAACTCTTCGGCTGGGACCGCGCGGTCGCGGCCTTCCTCACCGCCCACGACGCCCCCACCCGGGTCGCGGGCAGCCCGGAGACAGCGGCATGACCGCCGAGCCGGGCCGGCCCCTCGGCGTTGCGTCGGCGGGCGCCCCGGGCGGTACGGACACGCCCGCCCCGGGCGACGGGCACGCGCCGGCCGGGCCGGGGGCGGGGGAGGCGGCTGTGGAAGTGGGGACCTCGTCCCGTGCCGGGGAGACGCCCGTCGGCGCGGTGGCTGCCACCGGTTCCGGGGGCGCGACCGTTGCCGAGGACCCGGAGGCGGCTCCTCCCGGCCCACATCACCGGGCCTCCGAGGCGCTGACGCCACCCGGAGCGAGCGGCCCGGGCGCGGCGCCTCCGGTCGTGAGCGCCGCGCTCGGTGCGGCGTCCGCGCTCGTCCCCGTACTCGGGCCGCGTATCGGTGCCCGCGCGGGCGAGCCGTCCCGGGCGCCCGTCCCCGCGCCCGGTTCGGGGTCTGTGCCTGCGGGTGTGGGTGTGGTGCGTGGTTCGGGGTCCGTGCCTCCGGTCGTGAGCGCCGTGCCCGGTGCGGCGTCCGCGCTCGTCCCCGTACTCGGGCCGCGTATCGGTGCCCGCGCGGGCGAGCCGTCCCGGGCGCCCGTCCCCGCGCCCGGTTCGGGGTCTGTGCCTGCGGGTGTGGGTGTGGTGCGTGGTTCGGGGTCCGTGCCTCCGGTCGTGAGCGCCGTGCCCGGTCCGGCGTTCGCGAACGCGGCCGCGAACGCCGCGCGTGTCCCGCGCTTCGCCGCCCTCGGCGATTCGCTCACCGAAGGCGTCGGCGACCGCGTCGACGGGGCGTGGCGCGGCTGGGCCGCGCTGCTGGCCGAGGGGCTCGGCACGACCGGTGAGACCGCGGAGTTCCGCAAATTCGCGGTCAGCGGTGCGCTCGCCCGCGATGTGCACGAGACCCAGGCCCCCGCCGCCCTCGCGTACGCGCCCGACCTCGCCTCCGTCATCGTCGGCGTGAACGACACCCTCCGGCACACCTTCGACATCCTCGACCTCGCCGTACGCCTCGACGAGGTCTGCGCCGCCCTGAGCGGAATCGGCAGCCGGCTGCTGACGGCCTGCCTGCCCGACCCGGGTGAGATGCTCGCGCTGCCCGCTCCCCTCGCCCGCCCGCTCGCTCGCCGCCAGCGCGCCGTGAACGCGGTCGTCCACGCGCTGTCCGAGCGGTACGGGGCCGTCCATCTGCATCTGGCCGGCGGGGCCTGGGTCGAGAACCGCTCGATGTGGAGCGCCGACCGGCTCCACCCCGGCGAACGCGGCCACCGGGAGATCGCCCGCCGGTTCCACGAACTGCTCATCGCCGAAGGGCTCGCCCTCGGCGCCGCGCCGGGAGGCGAACCCGAACAGCCCGCGCCCAGCCGCACGGCCAAGATCGTGTGGCTCGCCACCGCCGGTACCGCGTGGGTGGCGCGCCGGTGCACCGACCTGCTGCCCCAACTGCTCGGCCTCGCCGGCGCCGAGCTGGGGCACTGGGCCCGGGGCACCAGCGCCCGACTGGACCACATCGCCGAAAACGCCCTCACCTCCGCCCTCGCCTCGCTGTCCCCCGTCCCGCCGCTTGCCAGAATGGGGGAATGAGCGGGCGCTGGGAGTTCTGGATCGACCGTGGCGGGACGTTCACCGACATCGTCGGCAGACGGCCCGACGGGCGTCTCGTCACCCGGAAGCTGCTGTCCCACAACCCCGAGCACTACGCCGACGCGGCCGTCGCCGGCATCAGGCTTCTCCTCGGCCTCGGACCGGACGATCCCGTGCCGGCGGACCGCGTCGAGGTCGTGAAGATGGGCAC
The genomic region above belongs to Streptomyces marianii and contains:
- a CDS encoding glycosyltransferase family 4 protein → MRVVIVTESFPPDVNGVAHCALQTARHLAARGHDPLVIAPAAAGPEADAPCPVVRVPSLPLPGYPQVRVALPSRRLAAALTAHRADVVHLASPFVLGVRGMDVAARLGLPAIAVYQTDLAGYARTYMGAGENTAWRRIRTVHTAADRTLAPSRAAVRDLEEHGVPRVRLWPRGVDAARFRSELRDESLRRGLAPHGETIVGYVGRLAPEKCVELLSGVCALPGVKVVVVGDGPSGATLRNSLPGAVFLGRRTGDDLARIFASLDVFAHTGPYETFCQTVQEAMAGGLPVVAPAAGGPLDLVDHGRTGLLVPPHDAGGVRDAVAALVADPARRQAYGRAARATVEGRTWAAVGDQLLGHYAEVLRERTAVAA
- a CDS encoding glycosyltransferase, translating into MRIVRLANFVTPSSGGLRTALRELGRGYLAAGHQPVLVVPGDTESDERTVQGRVITVPGPELPGTGGYRVLAGRTRLRTLLEELAPDRLEISDRTTLRWTGEWARRRRVPSVMVSHETADGVLRTWGVPRAFAEGAADRLNRRSAWSYSRIVCTTEWAEREFVRIGARNVVRAPLGVELDRCRPGRRSRVLRARYTEGADVLLLLCSRLSVEKRPGMALDALAWLRGSGVRAALVVAGEGPLRPGLVRRAREERLPVHFLGHVADREALADLQAAADICLAPGPAETFGLSALEALACGTPVVASAFSALPEVVGDAGIAAHDRPEAFADAVRELLARAEGPRRAAARARAELFGWDRAVAAFLTAHDAPTRVAGSPETAA
- a CDS encoding SGNH/GDSL hydrolase family protein, whose protein sequence is MSAVPGPAFANAAANAARVPRFAALGDSLTEGVGDRVDGAWRGWAALLAEGLGTTGETAEFRKFAVSGALARDVHETQAPAALAYAPDLASVIVGVNDTLRHTFDILDLAVRLDEVCAALSGIGSRLLTACLPDPGEMLALPAPLARPLARRQRAVNAVVHALSERYGAVHLHLAGGAWVENRSMWSADRLHPGERGHREIARRFHELLIAEGLALGAAPGGEPEQPAPSRTAKIVWLATAGTAWVARRCTDLLPQLLGLAGAELGHWARGTSARLDHIAENALTSALASLSPVPPLARMGE